A window of Macrotis lagotis isolate mMagLag1 chromosome 1, bilby.v1.9.chrom.fasta, whole genome shotgun sequence genomic DNA:
CtaaaagctttcccacattcattacattcataaggtttttctccagtatgtaTTCTCTGGTGGTAAGTAAGATGTGTGCTCTGGATAAAGGCCTTGCCACATTCatgacattcataaggtttctcaccagtatgaattctttgatggaATGTAAGCTGTGTGCTCTGTATGAAggtcttcccacattcattacactgATAAGGTTTTTCTCcggtatgaattctctgatgagaATTAAGTTGTGTATTTGACCTGAAGGCTTGGCCACATTCATGacattcaaaaggtttttctccagtatgaattctctggtggTAAGTAAGGGATGAGCTATATCtaaaagctttcccacattcattgcattcatatggCTTtcctccagtatgaattctctgatgggaAGTCAGCTGTGTTCTCTGGATAAAggtcttcccacattcattacaatgataaggtttttctccagtatgaattctctggtgaTAAGTAAGTTGTGAACTCCATCTAAAGGCCTCTccacattcattgcattcatgaggtttttctccagtatgaattctctggtggAAAGTAAGGGATGAGCTATAGCtgaaagttttcccacattcattacatttatgaaGTTTCTCAATAGTATGAATCCTCTGATGTTCATTGAGATGTTTTCCCTGAAGAAATGCTTTCCCACATTCACTGTATCTACAAGCTCTCTCTTCAAAATGTATTCTATGATGTTGAATGCTTGAATCACAGCTGAAAAGTTCCTCACATTCATTATCCTGGGAAAGTGTCTTATTATCACACTTCCAGGCTTCTTTCAATAAGGAATCCTGATGACCATCACTTGAATTTCTTTCCTGGAATGACTGAACTATAGTAAGGCCCAACTCTGAAGCTGATTCATTTATTTTGGACAAAGTCTTCAAATCTGTAACAAGCAAATAAACacattatttattttctccatccCAAGATAAAGTACTATTATATTACTTTTATACCGTCTTCCCTTCTACTGCTAACTCCTCCAGTGTCTTAAAAAATGATATTCTACTTTGAAGGTAAATAACAAAAAATTGCATCACCTTATATGTATGGGATGattatagtttattattatttttttggtttttgcaaggcagtagggttaagtgacgaacccaaggccacaaagctaggtaattattaagtgtctgaggatggatttgaactcaggtcctcctgactccagggctggtactctatccactgcgccacctagctgtgtccctacagtttattttttaaaaattcacatattTGGGGGAAATCATGAAGAAAAGAGGCATTACAGAAGTGAAAAAAGTTATATGTCTAAATGCTTATGAAAAGGAGCCTTCTGAATTTTGAAAGGAGAATACTAAATTGGCAGCCAGTATTGGCATCAATGAATAGTGCTAGATATGGAGCTCAAAGAGACATAGATTTTAGTCCTGTATCTGGAACTTAGAAGTGAAGAGCAACCATAGCTAAGATTCACTTAAGATTCACTTTTATCATCTATACTTAGGGATATTAATACACAGACTTCACAGGGTTTCATTAATGATCAAGAAAgatatttgttattgttattatattcaaAAGGATTTGACTCTCAAATTTGGGATTTCCCTCCAGTAATGCTGATCAAAACACAACTATGCCTGCCTGTCCCATCCAACTTTTGTccctattattatattattctattaGTTCAATACAGGGTGTCCATGCCACCATTTTCTCTCAACATTGCAAGTCCAACAGTGAAGCACTTTGTCCATCTGTCATGCCATGTTCTTATGATATGACCCATgaatcaaagaaataatgaataaacatGAAAGCATTCTTCCCACTACACTATGTTGCTCCAATACAAAATGGAGGGCATTTATTCTGTGTACTTCTAGGGGGAAGAACTAAAATGAATGTGTGGAAACTACAGGGAAGCAGCCCTCGAGTGATTAAGAGTCTAAGAATAAGGGTTGTCCCTTTACAGATGAGCTGTATCACAAAGTTGTTAGTTCACCATTTCTGGAAGTGCTAAGATAAGGGTTGTTTAATTATTTACTAAGGATGTTACTAAGAGAATTATTACTGAATGAAAAGTCGAATTAGATTGCCTTCTTGTTCCTTTTAAGATTCAGAGTTTCTAAGTCCCACTTATACTGTTTAGATTCACCTCAAggaagagaataatgaaaggaaaaatgatcaacttTTTCAACCCATGCCACAGAAGCCTCTACGCCCTGGAAGTTAATTCCactcatttaattaattaattaatttctcaTCCTGAAAATATTGTCCTCCCCTGTGGCCCCTTCTTCCGTTTGTTCCTTCACCTGAGGACTTCAATTTGAAGGACCGCTGCCAAGCCGGTTAGGTTTTCAGTCTTCTCCAGGTTCCATTTCCAACTTTGCAGAACCCTTTTCAGACCCCAATGCCCCAACTGAGACAACCCTTTCACAATACTCCTGCCTAAATGTCTGGTAGCTCCTTTTAACATGTCTTCTATCAGAACCTATGCTACTTGAGTGCAAGACgtgtctttctttctctgctcTATTTGTATTCTCAACTCTTGGTCCAGTGCCTGACTCATGGTAAgccattaataaatgcttgggtGACTTGCGGTAAATAATGAACtgtatcttttcttctctaggggTCCTATGTTCAGATCTCCCAGGTTCTGATTTCTAAACTGAGGAACAGACAAATTATATCTCAAGCAAAGACAGTAGAAGAAActgaacattattttttttaaaaaaggacaccTATTAAGAATCAGTTTATTTcagaatgaattttttattttatttttatttttttggatttttgcaagtcaatgggattaagtgacttgcccaaggttactaagtaattattgtctgagccagaatttgacctcaagtcctcctgactccagaaccagtgctctatccactgcaccacctagctgctccaatttattttattttgtgattaacaAATTATCAAATTGACTATGACACTTTCTCACAACTAAATACACCATTCACCAGTACAGAAGTTGATACTTAACCAAATTGAGGAACAAGGCAGAAAGAGCAGACATGTGAATATCACTGCTATCTCAACTTACACTCTGGCCTTACTGCACCTTATTCCCACTGAATAAAAGTGTCCAAACAGATTAGTGGGGCAATATAGTTTCCACAGCAGCAAGCAGTTACAGAAGTAATAGAATTGAACTTCAATctttccttgattttattggtCTGCACCCATGTTACTTGAAcatatttcagttttttaaaactatatacataaaaaatagaaaaaaataaaaataataataataaaaaactatatacaagggggaaaaaactgacctAAGGGAATACTGACCTAGTCAGTCAACTATATGACTAACTTCTAAGTCATCTTTGAATTGATCCTAAAGGAATGTACCACCCTTAAAAGTTTGAGAATTAGGCAAATAGGAGTTCTCTGGAAGAAAGGCTgcataaagaaaagataaatattctACACTATCCAACATCTATTTCAATTCAAATAAGATTCTTGGTTACTGGGTATAATCCTGGTCCAATTTGGAGGCAGATTTCCTCCACAATGTCTCCTTTCTGAGCCTCTGAAAAGCATAATGTTCAACTATTCTTACTGAACTACTAAAacatcaaggacaattctaaaagacttgtgatggaaaatactattcacatCAAAACAaggaatgcagaccaaagcatactatttttactttttaaaaatgtcttatagtttttctttctcatgatttttcccctttagttctaattcttttttcacagcatgactaatatgaaaatatgttaaacatgattgtacatatataacttatatcagattactcactgtcataaagaaggaaaggaggtagaaaaatgtggaattcaaaagcttcaaaaagatgaatgttgaaaacaattttCGCATGTTATTGgaagaaataacattaaaagaagaaagcCTCATCTTTCATCTTAATTATACTTGTCTTTCAGTTTAGAAAACCAcaacagagaggtgatgccatgacaagtacatgaatttgaatgaggaggtgctgtgATAAGTCACTAGCCTaacctcctccagagccatctgggactagtggccagatataaaatatttattcaaatgcCAAAAGtactttgttcattttctattttatctatctACCCTTGCAGTATCTTCACTCTAGGAATTACTCGCTTCTCTCCATGCCCAAGATAGAACAGCTCTACGATTCATTTAAACCAAATAATGGGAAGCCATTCTTATTTGACTTTTTCCATATCAAACACCAGATATGGCCCTTCTCTTGTAAGGTCTAGGACAGGTCTATACTCACAAGCACCCAAACATCTTAGGGTAAGGAATGGAGGCAAGGTAAAGTAGGCTTCAGAAATCTGACCTTGCGGAAATGAGAGAAAGCTCTGTATCCTCCTAGGGCTACTGCACTCTCCTCTCTGACAACAGAGGCAATTGTGAAAGAAAAGGTGTAGGACAATGATTTGTTGAGAACAAATGAGGGCACTTAAGCTGTCCTTCTCCACTAAGTGAAAAACTTGAGGAAATTTTCCTATTCAAACCCTAAAGTGGAGAATTCAAGAGACAGTTATCGGCTGCATTTCACCCACTTACCTTTTAACCCTTTGCTCTCCATAATCCATGGTATTTTTCCTTGCTCCAACTGGGAGATCACATCTGGTTTGGAAACTGGAGGCCCTACTTGGGGAAAATACAAAAGTTCTGAGGATAGAAAACCACCTTCAAGTTAAAGGACACCCATTCATTTTCAGGGACAAGTTAGCACCCCAGAATAACCAAAGGGCAACACAAAGAACCTTTGGAAGATGATTTATGCAGCTGTTGTTTGTTCTGAGGGGAAGAGAGTATATAGTTAAAGGCAAGGGgctggaaaaagaaaatcaggtcATGTGTTCGCATCATAGGATCATTGATTAAGAGCTGGAGACAGCCTTGAGTCTATTCCTtgcattttgcaaatgaggaaacaaaagcacagagaggttaaatgacttgcccaggctcacatagTGAggcagtgctatatccactaccTACCTATCTAGCTACCtggtagggcagctagatggggcagtggatagagcactggtctttgagtcaggacaggagttcgaatcctgcctcagacacttgatactcactagttctgtgaccttgggcaagtcacttaacactgcctctcaaccaggaccatctccagtcatcctgattcatatctggccactggacccagatggctctgaaggagaaaatgaggctggaaacaacacagcctcccctcactcaaatctgattcacttgcttgtcctggcatcacctctctgacatcatggtcttctttggtaatgaaggacaaatatcatcacgATCATGATCATTAGGATCATTTATCATCTACCCACTTATTAGAAAggtaaaattctttcttttcttctgttatttaaCTTGAGGCAACAGAAGAGGTACAGACTCAATGgcagtcccttccagttttacaAAACAGTCCCTTCCACTGAATAGAGGCACctaaatggcacaatggataatacacttaggaagatctgagttcaagcacaatctcagatgcttactagctgtgtgaccctgggcaaatcattaagcCTCTGCCtgactcagcttcttcatctatgaaatggaaataagaatagCACCTTCCTTCTGGGGTGGTTTTGAAGAGAATAatcataaagcacttagcacagtgattgaTATACAGTAGATGCTGCATAAATGCTCATTCCATTCTCATTCCTAGACGATGTAAAAATGCCTTGATTTACAGACACATGTGAGCAATTGCAGCTCTCTTCATGCCCAACAACACTCCACAGCATGGAGCCAGTGCAGAAGCACCCCAGCAGATGCCCAGGTCTATGTAGTGGGCCAGAGGAGCCTCTCTTACCCAGAGACACCAGGTTCCTGTAGTTCTCCAGCATCACATCCCTGTACAGTTCCTTCTGAGAAGGGTCCAGATAGCTCCACTCCTCCTGGGTGAAGTCCACAACCACATCCCTAAAGGTCACTGCCTCCTGCAACACCAAAAGCGATCTGGCTTATTCAGAACCTGCCACTCCCCATCACTAGGGACTAGGACAGGCTAGGGACTATGGGATGGAACTTTGGGTTCTCAGATTCCCAGTTTACTCTTACTTCCCTACACAGTGATAAAGAGTGACATCCTCTGGTTCCTTCTCACTTGTGTGGGCTCTCTCTCCAAAAATGTCAACAATAAAgcatttcccctcttttttttttgagtgacaGTTGgcttatttatattattacaataatcttgtgagagtaaacataaatccctctcccccaaagatagagaaacctcaacaATAACGAgagaaaaagtgtacttcagtctgtgttcagatttcaatctgtgtccaaattcagtctctgacatgagttgccttctttatcgtaagtccaccagagaagctgcttcaatatcttttcccacagtgaGCACTTCCCTCTAAAAGCCACTGACAATCGATAAGATCCATATGTCCGTTATAATTACATACATAGCTCTAACACTGTCATCAAACCTCAGTCCAAAGAGGTGATCAATAAATAAATGGAGCTCTCTATTTGGGACTGAAAAATGCAATTCAGACAACCTGCTACCTTATTCATCAGACAGGGATACCCAGGGAGGAAGAGGATTGTCATAGGTCAGGGCATAGTTGTGGGAAAGAGAAGAAGGGCAACTGGTTAGGATACACAGAACAGCTAGACCACTGGAAGGAAGTATTGAACAAGTTGAGAGATTACAAGAACAAGGtcataaaaatgtttttggaaTAATCTCTGTCCAGAAATAGGGGCATTTGGAAACTACTAAAATATGCAACAGTTTTCTTGGGGGCAGTCAGAAACTGCTAGTCAGTAAGTAAGAGCCCAAATTTTGCCAGGGGTTGCCAACACCATTAAACATTCTccaaaaaaatttccattaatgATTAAATACTATTTCTATCAGATACTGTCCCTAGCAATTTCCTCCAGATTACACAATTTTCCATTGACTAATTAGAACTTATTTACAAGAGAGAGTAGCCCCTCTATGGCACCAGCCACTTTCTAGAGATAGCTTCTACCTCATATAGTCCTACCAGGAATGCTACTCTACAACCCTACATAATACATTCCCCAAAGCTACCATTAATGCACAAGTTTGagtgacatttttattttaaagaacattCCTCACATGAAATTATTTCTCATTCTAACTATTCTTTTAGACCAGTTTAACCCTGGGCATGATTCTCAAGTTTTTCCCTAATTTAgtaaataaaagcatttattccccccaccccaccctggtCCAACTGATCCAAAAGGTTCCCCACCACTGTTTTTGCCTCTCTAGGACTTTCCCACTATGCTACTTTGCCCTGATCCAGCTAATCCTTGAAACTTCTACTTTAGGAACCCTGAATTCAGCCAGACCAGCAGTGTGCTCTACCTTGCCGGCTTGCCTCTGGCCTCCCTGCTCCCAAGTtcccagccttgtaaacccaatggcaatctgatgattctcagatcagTTTGTCCAGCTTCCTGACCTCCAGTTACAGCAGACAATGTCTtctagacatcttaaactcaacatgtctagtCATTATCTTTATTATCTTGCTCTCCaaaccctctcttcttccttaccttttttgttttgttttttttgtggagcaatggggttaagtgacctgcccaaggtcatacagctagtatgtatcaagttcctgaggttggatttgaattcagggctggtactttatccactgtaccacctagctgctccctaactTTCTTATTAGTATTGAGGAGAACATTATTCTTCCCAGTCAGCCTAAGCTTGAAACTTAggtgtcatccttgattcctcactctTCTCTCTCCAAATCCAATCTGCTGCTATGTTCTGTCAGTTCTACTTTCCAAACACCTCTTGCTCTTCTCCCCTCTGATACTGCCACCTTTCTGATACAGACTCATCACCTCATGTTTGGACTCCTGCAATCACCTGCTGGGGAGTCAGCCTggctcaagtctctctccactccagttTATCTTTCAGCCAGCTGTCAATGTAATCTTCCTTACGTGACGGTCTCACCATACTATCTCCCATTCAAAAAACTCTACTGATTCCTTATTACCtgcagaataaaatataaaatcttctgacTTTTAAAACCTCCCATAACCCAACTCCTTCCTACATTTTCAGGCATTTTTGCTTATCACTCCCCCTCTACATGATTCAGGGGCACTGGTCCCTTGCTGTCCCTCAAATGTGGCCTATCTCCTGGCTCTGTAGATTTTCCCTGGCTGTCCCCTTAGACCGGGAaccttctctttccttatctctatATCCTGGCTTCCTGCAAGTCTCAACTAAAAATATCACTTTCTCTAAAAAGTCTTTCCTAGTCCTTCTTAATGCTAATACTATCTCTTTCCTTCTACCCTGTAAATATCTTGTGTGtgtctattttttctatctatccatccattcatccacctATCTATTTATGTTGCCTCTCTCATGAGGTTCTTTAGGGTAAAGACTGTTTTGATAACCCCAAAGCCTAACATATGCAACATGAGACAAAATAAACTCTAATAAATGCAAGTTGAAtgactggaaaaaatataaaactcttgTAACTAATAGGcctaatcaaacaaaacaaattcttgtaGTAGCCATGTCTGAAAATCTATGCCTCATAGAAATGGGTCTGTCACCTTTCTGTCAGGAAGAAAGTCCACTGGTCCTCTGGAAGGGTgcttgatcattgtattgatggGGGGGATGGTGGAGTTGTGCTGTCACTGATCCAGCTGATAGCTGCAAAGTCTATTGGAACAGGGAAGTCCATCCAAACAGGAAAAGCCCATAAAGCATACTGCTCAGCCTAAAACTAGCTCAGGAACTTGAGGAGTTCAGACCAAAGGGGCAGCGATCAGATTTTGCAAAGAAAGTTTTCCAGTCTCTAGTTGGAGCTGTTCTGGAAATCCTGGAGTAACTCAATCTTCAGTACTCCCAAGAAAGCAGCAATAGGATCAATTTAGACATTTCTTCCAGTGTGAAGCAATGCTCAGCCCTAACATACAACATAAAGTCAGGAAGTAGCCTGgaataaccagaaaaaaaaaagaatctcaccaTCAAAAGCTACTATGGGAACACATGCTTAGGACGTATAAATCCAGAAGCAAGGGATGACTTCAAAACACCTACAACATGGGGCAAAAGTATTCCCAGAAGAGATAAAGCAATggatttaaaagtttttataaatgtaatgagAGCGCTAGAAaaaggaactggaaaagaaatgagaagatgatagaattggaaagagaattttTAACAAACCCAATTTAGGATAAGCAATACAAAACCTTACCCAAGCAACAAATTCCCTGAAAATCAAAATGGTCCAACTAGAAACCATGCGACATGAAGAAATATTAATGCAGAGTCAAAAGTAGAAGACAATGTAAGATATCTCATAATGAAAACcaactaacctggaaaaaaagagaaagaagagaaaatttaagaaattattggactatctaaaAGTCAAGACCAAAAAGGGAGCCTAGacctaagaaatcataaaagaaaactgactaGAACTCCTAGAACCAgatgaaaaagtagaaatagagTCTGGAGGTCTTCTCGAAGAAACATCAAAACAAAAACTCCTAGGAACACTACAGTTAAAATCCGGATTTtttcaggtcaaagagaaaaaaaaatactgcaagcagtcagaaagaaagacaTCAAGTACTGTGGAGCCTACGGTCAGAATCACACAAAATgagctgatgcagagtgaagtgagcaaaactaggAGAAGAATGTTTATAATTATGGTAACGATGCAAAAGAAAAGACCTCTGAAAGACACAGGAGTTCTGATCAACGCAATGACATGATTCCAGAGGGCTAATAAAATATGCTGCTGCTCTCTGGACAGGGATCCTTGTGGAAGTGCATAATCCAGTCATTTGTTCTGCAACTGAAGTTCTGCTTTGCTTGTTTTTTCCAATGGGGAGTTGGGAGAGAGAAGGCAGATTTGGGGGCATCTAAAAAACAATAgccaataaacaataaaatgcGGGGGGGGGGCGAAGCTTCCTCCCAGTTCTCAATCTCCCGTCCTGCTGGGGCTGCAGACGCAGGGCCCGATGGCACGGCTGGTGCCGGGCAC
This region includes:
- the LOC141509819 gene encoding uncharacterized protein LOC141509819, whose translation is MRRPSSGPGRSPALAAPGPAADGMEPGRGPARAPQEAVTFRDVVVDFTQEEWSYLDPSQKELYRDVMLENYRNLVSLVGPPVSKPDVISQLEQGKIPWIMESKGLKDLKTLSKINESASELGLTIVQSFQERNSSDGHQDSLLKEAWKCDNKTLSQDNECEELFSCDSSIQHHRIHFEERACRYSECGKAFLQGKHLNEHQRIHTIEKLHKCNECGKTFSYSSSLTFHQRIHTGEKPHECNECGEAFRWSSQLTYHQRIHTGEKPYHCNECGKTFIQRTQLTSHQRIHTGGKPYECNECGKAFRYSSSLTYHQRIHTGEKPFECHECGQAFRSNTQLNSHQRIHTGEKPYQCNECGKTFIQSTQLTFHQRIHTGEKPYECHECGKAFIQSTHLTYHQRIHTGEKPYECNECGKAFSSSSSLTYHQRIHTGEKPFECHECGQAFRSNSHLTSHQRIHTGEKPYECHECGQAFRSNTQLISHQRIHTGERPYECNECGKAFNQSTQLTFHQRIHTGEKPYECNECGKAFIQSTQLTYHQRIHTGEKPYLCNECGKVFRHNSSLIYHKRSHIGEKPY